The genomic segment GGCAAGAACATACTGCCTGCAACACAATTTGTAATGTATCAGTGATCCAGAAAATaatcttttgttgtttatttccCTATAACGTTTAAAGAAACCTCCAACCTAAAACTTAAAGAAAACACACCTTTGATAAAATTCACAAAGAGAAATGCAAAAGGAAAacataaaacaagaaaaggagTTTAATTATGCACAGAGAATAATCATAATCTTAACTTGTGTACTTGTATTGGAAAGATGATAAATAATCTACAATCAACATATGATTCACACTCTACAAGCTCAACATCATGCAATCGAAGAGATCAACCTAAAACTAGAACATGCAATAATTGATGACATAGTATTGAAGGGAAAAAGTATAATCTCATTCATAAATTGAAATGCATAGGTATCTTGTTCAATTACATACCTTATCGCGAAGGGCTTTACACCAGCTTCAGATTTCGGAACCAATGGTAGGTTTTGGTTTTGGTGTTGAGACATCACTCACTCGGGAGACTGCAACTTTGCATGTGGATCACAAACTGAACTCTCTTAATCAATATCTAACCACAAACCATGCAATCCCAGGTTTGGCCTATTACCACAGGAATTCTATAGATAAGATGCCGAAGAAAAAACTCCATAAAATGACCAGGTGCAATACCCTATGACACATCAAAAGTGAAATTAGATATTGACAGCCACAAAATCTGCATGTGGGTACGCAAAAGATGGTCAATTTATGGGCAGAATAACAAGAAAAGAGATCAAAAGATGAAACGCAGAGAGAGTTGTAGAAGGAAACGAACGGCAGAGTGAGGTAAACCTTGAAGcttgaaatgaaaagaaagggTCACAGAAATGGCGAGAGATAAATGGGTAGGGTTTGGGTTTCAAGAAAACGAGCATGGCGAGACGAGAAACACGATTTGAGTGATTGAAAAGTTAAAGAGAGAGAGATATAAAGTAAGCGAAGCATGAGGAACTGACTCAGAAGAAACGAGGTTGTCTTGCtattgttgttgtgttgtttgtttgtttctcGCTACaagcctttttcttttttctacctttaattttttaactatttctAATAGAGTAATAAAAAGAAggcctttttattatttttttagtgaacTTTTTTTGCTTCTGCTGCTATTCATACTGCACTAAAGCTTTAGTGGCATCTTTAAATAACACCACGAAACAGGGCATCCTCTTAAACTCGACTTATCCTAAACCATGAGTGCACTAATCTCATCTATTCTTATGCCACAAACTCAACTATGAAATTTTGGTAACGTGCCAATTTACAGAAAATGAATAAGATCATAAATGGCTAAAGGAGGttcattgaaaatataattccaatcataatataagaaattgacatcattttttaagataattatagttaatgggtctttcaagTTTATTTCAAGTTTATATCGtactttacttttttatttctattgaACGTGAAACTTTAACTTACAAAATCCAACCTCTCCAAGGAAAAAGTAAATAGTTTAGACTTTCACTCTTTAAAAAGGTAAACGTTAAGTGATGGCCACATGTGATATATGACATCCTATCCTATATCTTATGATGATTTTACGTtcatattttgagtttaaaAGCTTAAGTTTAACCATAAAACAGACATAAGTTAGTATTTCGAATTTCCTATGTTTGACTGGTTTCAGatcaatacaatatatattCTGACATCATAAACCGGCTAGAGCAAATTTTAGCAGAACTTGGTGTAGTTGTTGCATCAAGATTTGGAGGACCTAGTCTGGTTAAGTGGTGAATAAGTTTTCTACTATTCTGCAGTAAATTGAAGTGGTTAAAGGTTATGCAACACTGGACAAATTTCTGATATATGATAAAGCGAAGGACTGAGACAAATGATAAGATTTACCAAATGTAATGATGCTTTCAACTGTTTGATCGATGTCAAAGTTATTAATTTCCTTTGTTGAATATTTTACCATTTGTGCTTAGCCTTTTTCATTACAATGTTGACAATGAAATTAGAAAATGTTGAACTTTATGTATGAATAAGTTATACATCAGCCAATGCCTTTTTTCAATAATGACATATATAGAGAGAGGTTACATGGAAAACACTCTACATACTATTATAATCTTTTGAGAGAAGAGGTTTTTATCCTttgcatacatacatacatatatatatatatatatatatatatatatatatatatatatatatatatatatatatatatatatatagagagagagagagagagagagagagagagagagagagagagagagaaatgttATGGCTCTCGTTAATGGATAAATATCCTTTCTGGTTCTCAAATTAATGCAGAGTCTTAGTTGTGTCATGTTCAGCAATGTGTTATAtctgttttttatatttgtgaaTCTTTCAATCTTCTCAGAATCTCAAATAACTacctaaaattaatttttaagataaattaataacatttcttttgaaaattcaTGAGGACTCAAATAACTggtttttaaaagtataaatattgattttatcaTCGTTATATAGAAGAAATTTCAAGGAATTTTCAATACTAAAATTTTCTGTTGACATCATTCTAGAGTGTTCTTTACAACCCTTTTCCTTCTCTTACAGTTCcacttttaattttgtaactGCATAACTTCTACAGTATGGATGCTCTTATATTGTGTGGTCAAACCTTAAAAGGTTCTTTTAAGACATATATGAGatactttaaattattatttttacatctaACCTTccaatctttcttttctttataaatataaaaataatttattttaatggtCAAAATACCTCTGAAAATAAACTGTCAACTTGAGTAAAGGATGTCAAACAATTATTTtccttaaattattatattaaatatgaatattcaatgtttaaaagtttgataaattaaatataaagatttaataaatttgGTGAACTTATTCACCACATATATAGCTACTCAAACCAATTAATTCATTCTTCATTTTCAAAGTAATCACACTATTAAAAcgtattaaatatattaaagcgtatttaatataaaaagaaatatagtaAATACAATTAATCATatggtttgaaaaaaaaataactaaaacgTATTCAGAAAtgcaatataattttttttttgcattaatTAGACATTCCAAATTTATAAACTAGAAATAGTTATAAGTATCAACatatatatgattaatttaaaataataaaaactaaaaaatgcaacttgtttatttttaagaaatgatAATTAAACGACACTAGTTTGAAATGGTAATTGTAATTTTATCTCGTATTTATCCTACGCCGAAGAGAATGGTCTCCTTAATAAATTATACTTGTAATTTCtatcaaacaaataatttatctaTGTCCATATGTATCACCACAAAAGAATATAATTCACAAATTAGACTGCATTACAGATATGAGTGAAAGAGTCCTTTATGacactatattttaaaaaaaaaaaaacaaacaaataaagtGTAATAATTATTCAACTTGTTAAATCATTACCAAATGCAATTGTTAAAAGCTTGTATATCTTGATCTTCAACttctataatattattagtCTTTATCTCTTAAAAATCTATTGTTAAACATAAGATTTTCGAGtacattttaattacttttacttCATACTCAAAGGAAAAATCTTCAAGTTAAATAGAagtaatgaaatatatttttcaatatacattcataaaagtaattttaaaacgAACTTCTTCACGCTAATATCATATAAGTTAATTGCATGATTTAagtaaaaaatcttattttgaacTTGCTAAAATCTTCTTAACAATATCTTGAATTTGCCACCAAATACTTTTTTGCAATCACTgaattaatataacatttatatcatGAAATTAAGAATTATGCAAATCTTTTGGTAGCACTGTTGCATATATAACACGCAACTGTTCCAAGAAAAAACATCACCCTTTGAAAATGTTTAGGCTGCATTTTCCCTTCATATCCAAACAGATTATCATAAAATGCAAGTCCATGACCAAGCTAACATATTTGTCTCAGTAATTTTCTgcaatattaaaagaaataacagtGATGCAGTGTTTATGTTCCATTCCTAATTACATTGCATCTGCGATGAACCTTTGATGTTATATGAAAGTTATATCTGCACTACATGACACGATCTTCACTTCCAACTTTTCTGCATGAATCCTCATCCACTGCATCGGCCATGGAATTATTTTGACAAGGCACTTCTTGCTGACATCCTTCAGTCAAAGTTTCAGCATGACAAAACTTGTTCATCTCATCAATCTCCTCTGAAGTACTGTGCCGTGCCACGGCTAAAATATCCACCATCCAACGTTTCTTACATTTCCCTTTACGCCTTCTGcgtttattattatgatttgaGTGATTTCCCTCTTCATGTGATATCAAGTGGTTCATGACTTTCAAGTTACACTGATCATCAATGTCTTGCAGCACTTCAGCATTGCAAGAATCAGTTTCTTTGGTGTTATCATCATTTGGCGAGGGCATTTTGGAGCAATCTTTGAGTGATTTTTCATGTGATGTTTTGCCTGGTTCAATTGGTGGCAACAGCTCTTCCACCTTGAGACCATTTTCAAGACACAATTGCAAGTGCTTCTCTTCAAAAGGCCAGTTTTGAGAGATGTTTCTGTGACGAGAAGCAAGAACATACTGTCTGCAACATAATTTGTAATCTATCAGTGATCAAGAAACTAAGTTTTTGGTTATCTATCTCCTCTGGTGTTTCTCAACAACTAAAGAAACCTCCGAAATCTAAATTTTGATCAAATTCACAAAGGGAATTACATTAATCTTGTTCaaggtagaaaaaaaaaatcacataggGGAATGCAAAAGGCAAAGGCATACAATTAAGACAAGGAGTTTATATGGACAGAGATTAATCATAATCTTAGGTTGTCTACTTGTGTTAGAAAGATGATAAATAATCTACAATAATCAACATAATGCTGTTGAAGAGATCAATCTACGAATAGTAacattaaaggaaaaaaaggtAAATTCTCATTCACAAATTGAAATGCATAGCTATGTTTATCGTATATCATTTTCAATCACATTGGTACCTTATCGAGAAGGGTTTAACACCAGCTCCAGATTGCGGAACCATAGGTAGGTTTTGGTTTTGATTTTGGTGCTGAGACATCACTCACCTGGAAGACTGCAACTTTGCATGTGGATCCCAAAAACTAATCTCTCTAAATTAATATCTAAGCACAAATTCTGGAACTCCAGTTTATGCATATGACCACAAGAACGCCACACGTAAGGTGTCGAAGAAAAACGCCATAAAATGACCAGGTGCAATACCCTATGACATATGCAAACAAAATTCGTTATTAACTGTGTGTGGGTACGCAAAAGATGCTCAATTTATGGgcaaaagaacaagaaaagcgATCAAAAGATGAAACGCGTAGAGTTGTTGAAGGAAAACAAACGGCAGAACGAGGGAAATCTCGAAGCTTCAGAGGAACAGAAAGGGTCACAGAAATGGCGAGAGATAAAAGGGTAGGGTTTGGGTTTCAAGAAAACGAGCATGGCGAGACGAGAAACACGATTTGAGTgattgaaaagaaagagaagataAAGAGAGAGAGACATAAAGTAAGCGAAGCATGAGGAACTGACTAAGAAGAAACGAGGTTGTAGGATGGTGTCTTAGCTATTGTTgtcttgtttctttctttctttttttctataagcCTTTTCGTCTACCTTTTCGTTTGGGttggttttattgttttttacttcttttaactatttctaataataaagagagcgttattttttattattttttaataatatttaattgggTTTGCTTCTGCTGCTATATTCATACTAAACTAAAGTTTTGGTGGCATGCTTAAGCCTCTTTAATAACCACAAAACAGGGCACCCTCTTGGCATATCATAAAGCCTGATGCACTCATCACTTCTATCCTTACGCGCCAAATTCAACTATTATAACTACAAAATGAGGCAATTTGCAGAAAATGAATTGGGTCATAATTGTCTATATGTATGATATATATATGTTGATCAAAACTAATTTCACATTTGGTCTGTATAACTTTCACAATCTGTCTATCTAATATATTAGCTTTTGCTAGCAAAAGCAGGTTCCAAATGCTTTGCTTTGAAACTGCAGATATAGAAGTGGCAGAGGTATATCAGTATGCAGAATCCAACCTCTGCTGGAGAAAGTACCATCCCTCTTTAAGAATTAACTGATGGCTACATGAAATGATATCCTGCATCCAATGCTTGGTTTTCTTTGCATGTTGGCAACGGCTTCATAACCAACAAAATTTAGTTGTAAAATAGATATAACCAATCATTGGAAACTAATTCCAATGCTTTTTGGTTTCAGATCATTCTGGCATCATAAAAACATAGCAGGCTAGAGCAAATTTAGCAAAATCTGGTGCAGTTTAACTATAGCAAGACTTGTAGCTACTTCAGTTTTATGGTAATTAAGTGTCCAACATAGCTTAAAGCAAAGAACTGGCAAAGGAAAATATATACACTAAATGTAAATTTATCGATGCCAAAGCTATTAATTTCCTTCGTTGTATAATGTTGACaatgaaattcaaaatcatgTGTAGTGgctttcttattttataaaggGCCTGTCTATGAATATGTGTGTGTAAAGGTGGTGAGCGTATAAAGATATATAATCTGATGACTGCATGAGTAAGTTTGTTGAACACAATGCATAACGATATACAATGAAGGATTTGGATACATAAAATACCAGagaaactctctctctctctctctctttctctctctatatatatacatatatattgcCACAAAAAACATTACACTACCTCGTTTCCTTAGTTTCGCCAAATTAAGACTTTTCTGGTAAACCAGATTCTGGAATGTCTCTCATACATTTTGCAACGCGTTATTACATATAACTTTGTAAGAATCTGATAAAATAAGTAAATGGATGAAAAGAATAAATACAATTATGATTACAGGAGGATCTTTTACGTGCAATAAATAGTCATAGTCATAAGAAGCATGCATTAGCCCTACTTcagtatgtatatatatgtaactCCCACAGAGAGATTGGAATGTTTTCATGGCACTTATTTACATTTGCTGCAGAAAACCTAAAAATGTAATGCTTTCCTACATCCATACAAACGAATTGGTTTGAATTGAACCCAAtacgaaaagaaaaagatatttattaatatagataGATTTATCGTGCTCGAGTTtaattagtaatatatatagtagaaatatgtgtgtgtataGCAGAAGGAGTAtattatttccatttttttttttgagaataCACAAAGATGTGTGATATCtttgtttactattttaatttttttgtgtcATACTACCACTTCATTTTTTGTGGAATTTCTTGTCAAAAGTGCAATACTTTGGTGTGTGTGTGCCCGCGTGGTTTTTGAGTATTCTTTCTCGGTGGTTCCGGTGAGCTTCCATAAGACCTTTTTCTGAAGCTATAATACTGTCAACTCGGTCATTGTTAAGGATATTATAGTGatatttgaaaacatttttttataatattttaatatatattggttaatatttatgattattattattgattgtgaaataattttaaactaattacacacttaatgttaaaatgatataaacaaattgttaaagtatgattattatatatatatatatatatatatatatatatatatataaaattgaatgagTGTATATTACTTTTTCAAAAGCACAATATTTATCTTGGTGTCAAATTAATGCAAAGTCTTGCTTTTGGAGAGTCATGTTCATCAGCTAACAAATGTTTAAggaaaaatgtttaatgttCACATGgataacataaattaatttatgttttatgcataataataataataataataataataataataataataataataataaaaataaaagagaaaagattcTTTTAacatacacaatttttttatttatttaatactattttttttaaattataatttttataataattctatttttataatgtgtgttgtaaatatatattattctactATAACTctgataaaaaaagttaaaaagagaGTATCAGCACAAAAAAGGTGAAAAATTAttatctcaattaaattttaaatattttataaatgtagataaatttaattaaatttcacagTAACCTTTTTATGTGTAGTTTTATGAGGCTGATGTATTTGTTCCTTTGGTAATTTTGATTGAGATAAAAAAACGAGAAGTGATCTGATACTTGTCTGCTCCATTATTACTGACAGGTGAATGACAGGCTTGGCTTACCCCTCTTGCGAGAGAAAATGTTAAcatcaaagtaaaaaaaaataaaaatccatagGGTCTAATTTTGAGAATGATCCATGAAGAATATGGCTTATTTAGattgaatttgaataaattgatttatcaattcactctatttatatatttttaagatatattattaataccaaaactttatttaaattttacttagtttttttatttcttttaaaatagaaaaggtttataattaaataattaacctGAAATAGATCGAATTAGATATAGTCGAGTGGTCTAttttaaccaaaataaaaaagtttaaattgttgataaaattaaataaataaaaaagatagttaaaatattaaaattaagtgaaacaaaattatattaattttaccattttttataaattgtttttcttattcaCCACacatcaatattatttttgacGTTatctatttcaaaatatatgaatattttattaatttcatggGCTTGacttatgtatttttattaaatatttcttatattagttttaaaaaaatgtgttaaaaaatatttttataaattcaactAACTGACTTATTACATTAAGAAAATTTGTGAATTCTATTTACtgaacttaaaaaataatttataatcaaaagtattttttctgaaaaaaaaaacagtaattcTTCAGATATTTtagattgatttttttataagaaatattttagattGAGTTTTATGCAGGAAACTCAAACAAAGTTCCAATTTCTCTTGTAAAAGGTATTTAGGGAGTAAAGTATATTTAATGTAGCAATTTATGAACATGGCATTATTATCATtaagtattaaataatatataatgcattaaatataattaaaactatgttataaacattaattaattagacAACCCCTTAGGAATGCAAATTGTTTGGATTGGATAAGAATTTCTTCATGGACATAAATGAATTAATTGGCTCCTTCTCCtctcaaataataattaacttaaagttaaatatatttttcattttcaaactattttaaaatattgtaggAAAGCTATATCAAGCATCTTTCtcaacaaattatataatttttattataattcatCATGAAACTCGACACATTAAAAAATACGTTTATATATCGTTTGTTGACGAGGATATTTTTCACGTCGAAATAAATgtatagattatttttaaagacgaaatataatttttaaaaataatttcaaaataaaaaatcatatttaactttaaaatttgtatagaactagtttagttaaatttttaaaaggattacaatttttttctaattcttatattttgatCAACTTAGaaagtataataaaattaaattaatttaaattatatatgtatatatatatatatatatatattaaaatttaagtattggaaaaaaaaacttttccaATTTAATCTGTACCACAAATTCTTTCATGTTGATTTAGtctattttgtaatttttttggtCAACCCATTTACTTGGACTCTTAAATTGGCTACCAAATTGTCTGacacttttactatttttaaagtgtgaattttacttttatataattgaCAAATACTAATTGTGTTGTGAATTTTACTTATTACTTTGGGTCATATTTTTCATAAgacaaacatattattttaacactctaatttattttttgataagaatattatatttttaatatttttaaactttgtgtaaaattttaaataatcaaaactaGGACAAcgagtttaaaaaattacttattttatttaatttcaggTTATGTATTCATCAAAAGTATGCAAAAAAGTGAGTATTATTTAACAGGTTATTTGTTTAACCCACTAATCTTAGTTAATTATTTCTTAtgcttattttttattctttttttcgtaccttaaataaaacaacttaaataaaCTGTCTTGTTTTATTAAGAAATtcgtgttatatatatatatatatatatatatatatatatatatatatatatatatatatatatatatatatatatatatatatatatatatatatatatatatatatatatatatatgcacagGAATCCAAAGAATATATTCGAGAAACGAATTTCTGAGTTTTCTTAGAAGGGTCAACGTTCGAGATAAGTCTtgattcattttcttcttataatttcttttttttactttcaaagGATTCAAAGAGTGGAAAAGCCTAGAACATAAAAGAATGGTTTGTGTTTATTTTgaacataaaagaataaaacatttgTAAGAATcagttttatttgattaatttcatGCTTAGGATATTTATAAGAATCTAAAATATGTGAGAAATGATATGAATTTCATTTAATATCTTTCTCCTAacattcttcactttcttttatAGCTGTTCCcatcttaatatataaaatattttgaaaaaacctATTAATTACTCAATCCATTGTACCTGTTATAGGTCACAATTACAATCCACGTTAATTagttaattagaaataaaattaatttatagtttataaatggGTGTAAATTTTACCTTATAAGTCaattttgtgggattgaattaaacttaaagttcacttctaacatggtatcagaaccATGGTTAAAGTATATCCCACttctaacaaaaataactaATGTGATTCAATTCTAtacaaaattttgatatttgaagTGATTTTGCTATCAAATTTTCAAGCTTGGACTACTCTGATAAATCAACCAAACTGTAACTTTTGTGTTAGGTTAATCATACGAAATCAACTTATGCGAAAACTATGAACTCTGGATTAGTCAGAGCACCTTAATTTTCCCtgaaaaaatgaatagttaagacaaaaagaaaatgaagaaaatgtaaATAGCTAACAAAGACTATTATGATCACGAGTACGTATTTCTACTTCAATTTAGTTGAAAGTGTTGAATATCTGCTTTCTGCTATGTTTCtggtatatatatatggattgaTTTGAACAAGACATGTTGAACTGATAATGAGACAGAAAGGATccaaatgaaaataagaatgtTTCAAACCAGTTGTCTCTGTACTGAGTTCAACGATTTGGAGTATTGGTTAACATGCATGCATGTATTTCATTAGCTAGCTACAGATCCTactgaaataataataataatatgtatttagtttctgcattatttatttctttttctttttcaacaccAAAGAAAATTTCTCAGGTATTCTTTATGGTTTTGTACTCCAAATGCTATGATCACAATCTCATGCAATGTGATATCACAATTTTGAACGAAAGATCTCTCAGCATTATTACCTACGAAACATTTTGCAATAACTTTGAAATCACATTTCAACGCATGCATGCAAATATATGATCATACTCCACACATGCATATATTGCAAAATCTAAAAACAAGAAATTTGCCATGTGAAGCTCACCAAGCCTGAACTGGCCTTCTCAGTGCTAAATATTTAAATCTGCAAAGCTTTCGACATATTCTACATCTGTTAATGAACtaaaaacagacaacattaacATCGAACACATGAATCAAGTGACACAAATCATGTACGAAGACAATAATGCCGttttaacaaaaaagaaaaacatacgtTGCTTAAGCTTTGAGGTAAttatgaagttgatgatatatATTTCTGTTTCAAGACTTTTTCCATTTTACCCTTCAATCTACTTTAATTTATTGCAGAAATGGGAGTTAATTAATTACAACCATGTACAAACTAGAGAGGATGCAGATCTTGCTAAAACTGAACCAAGTTTGCTACATTTGGCCTGAAGTTCTATCTCTTCTATGATAGAATATTTGAAATAGTAAAGCATTGGAAATTCCAAAATATGCTATATTCTACTTTATTAAATTCACCCGTAAATAAAATCACCATAGATACGGTAGGATCTAGCACATGGGTatctctttcttccttctcttaaagAGGTAAATCTGAGATTCTTGTTGGTTGTACTTTCTCTTGCAGAAGTTGGTTTCGACACTGATACTCTTTGCCACTTCTTGCTATTTgcaaaactaagaaaaaattTCTTTTGCCCTTAGTTATATTTAAACAGCTACAGACATATTGTAAAATCTatatagagaaagaaaactTCCCCTTATATTTGACCCAATTAATTTTCTGTAaatctttatattttcaattttaaatagatGCCCTGTTTTGGGGGTTTTAAGGAGACTGCCACCAAAACTCTTGAGTGTGTGAGTGAGGCAAACCCAATTGAAATTAACGAAAATAACCCTCTCTTAATTACACTATTAGTCGTTAAGCAATAGTTAGATGAagtcaacaaaaataaaaccaacCCAAGTGAAAAAATCAACACAGCACTACCAAGAGACCATTCCACATTACAATCTTCTTTCCTCCCAGACAGTTCAGTTCCTC from the Vigna angularis cultivar LongXiaoDou No.4 chromosome 3, ASM1680809v1, whole genome shotgun sequence genome contains:
- the LOC108325680 gene encoding uncharacterized protein LOC108325680; translation: MSQHQNQNQNLPMVPQSGAGVKPFSIRQYVLASRHRNISQNWPFEEKHLQLCLENGLKVEELLPPIEPGKTSHEKSLKDCSKMPSPNDDNTKETDSCNAEVLQDIDDQCNLKVMNHLISHEEGNHSNHNNKRRRRKGKCKKRWMVDILAVARHSTSEEIDEMNKFCHAETLTEGCQQEVPCQNNSMADAVDEDSCRKVGSEDRVM